GTTCTTCAACCCGGGCGTCGGGATCCACTACTTCCTCGGCGTCCGGCTCAGGAACCTGGCGAGCTACAGCCCCACGTTCTGGATCGGGGACAGGGTCTACGTCGTCGACCTGCCGCGCGCGGCGCTCGAGCTCTTTGGCGACAGCTTGTACATCAAGGAGGCCGGGGCCAGCCTCTGGTGGTCGACCGTGGCGGGAAACGACTCctcgggcgccgccgccgccgccgtcgcggtcCTCCTCGACACCGGCGACCTTGTCGTCAGGGACCAGAGGAACTCTTCCCGGGTGCTGTGGCGGAGCTTCGACTACCCCGGCGATGCGCTGCTCCCCGGCGGGAGGCTCGGgctcgacgccgccaccgggaCGAACGTCTCGCTAACGTTCGAGGGCTTCTCCCACAACGGCAGCCTCCGGGCCGACGCGAGCAGGAAGAACGGGTTCGTGCTCACCACCGACAGGCGCGACCGCCGCGGCACCTTCCCGGACTGGATAGTGACCTCCCAAGACAATGGCAGCTCGCTGGTGCTCAACCACCCCGGCACCCCAAATTCCACCGAGTTCTTGCAGCTGAAAGTCGGGCAAGTCAGCCTGATGCGGTGGTCGGACGCCGACACCGGCTGGGTCCCACGCTGGGCATTCCCCTCCGGCTGCAAGTCCGGCGGCTTCTTCTGCGGCAACTTCGGCGCCTGCACGGCCGACGGTGAATGCCGGTGCGTCGACGGGTTCAAACCGTCGGACCCCAAGGAGTGGGGGCTCGGCTACTTCGTCACCGGCTGCTCGAGGTCTCTCCCACTGAGCTGCGACGCGAACGGCCAGACCGAGCACGGCGACTCCTTCGCCATTCTTGACAAGCTGCACGGGCTCCCTTACAACGCTCAGGATGAGCCAGTGACCACTGACGAAGATTGCAGAGCTGCTTGTCTGAACAAATGCTACTGCGTCGCATACTCGATTGAATCTGGATGCAAGCTCTGGTACTACAACCTGTACAATCTGAGCTCAGCTGATAAACCTCCATACAGCAAGATCTATGTCCGTTTGGGTTCCAAGCTCAAAAGCAACAAGGGATTGGCCACAAGATGGATTGTGCTCCTTGTGGTTGGATCATTAGCTGTAGCTTCTGCAATCTTGGCACTGGTGCTTCTATGCAGATATAGGAGAGATTTGTTTGGTTCTGGTAAGTTTGCAGTAGAAGGCTCTCTGGTTGTTTACTCTTATGCACAGATCAAGAAGGCTACCGGGAATTTCTCCGATAAGCTCGGGGAGGGTGGATTCGGAAGTGTTTTCAGAGGGACATTGCCTGGATCAACAACTGCTGTTGCTGTTAAGAATCTGAAAGGCCTTGGGTACGCTGAGAAGCAGTTCAGAGCAGAAGTACAGACGGTTGGGATGATCCGACACACTAATCTTGTGCGTCTCTTGGGATTTTGTGTCAAAGGGAACAGAAAGTTGCTGGTCTATGAGTACATGCCAAATGGATCTTTGGATGCTCACATCTTCTCAGAAAAATCAAGTCTTTTGAGCTGGCAAGTTCGGTACTGGATTGCACTTGGTATTGCAAGGGGTCTAGCCTATCTACATGAGGAATGCAAGGACTGCATCATACATTGTGACATTAAACCCGAGAACATACTTCTTGACGGGGAATTCCACCCCAAGATCGCAGATTTCGGCATGGCGAAGCTTCTTGGACGAGGATTTAACGCAGCATTGACCACCATCAGAGGAACCAGAGGCTATCTTGCACCGGAGTGGATATATGGGCAGCCGATTACCAAGAAGGCAGATGTTTATAGCTTCGGCATCGTGCTTCTCGAAATAATCTCAGGGAGGAGGAGTACCGTCGCGATGAAATTCGGGAGCCATCGGTATTTTCCCAGCTATGCAGCTGCACAAGTGAACGAAGGAGATGTCTTGTGCTTACTGGACAGCAGGCTTAAAGGAGATGCGAATGTGGAGGAGCTCGACATCACCTGTAGAGTCGCTCTGTGGTGCATCCAGGATGGAGAGAGTGACAGGCCGTCGATGGGGCAAGTCGTTCGCATGCTGGAAGGCGTTGTTGACACAGAGATCCCTCCAATTCCAGCTTCGTTTCAGAACCTGATGGATGGCGGTGACAGTGATGTATACTCTGAAGAAACCTGGCGCGTGAGGACCCATGATTAGTGCCATTCTCCCTTCAAGTTTTCAGAATGAAACAATTTGGTGTCAGAAGATTGATCGGGCAGAAATTAGATATGTGCCTGTAAATGTACGGAAAAGTTCTAAAAATCGCTGTTCTAGTCACCTTACCTTGACAtcttcttttactttttaagtTCAGACATGCATAAAACTATACGATCAAATAATAACTGATGGCGTATGGTGATGATTGAGCAACTATAACCCATGTTTACGTTCCAAATAAAAACTGGCATCCTCgtctttttacttatgcttataagccaaaattttaaaatttaaatcttaaatttaaagttgattttgatgtttgttCACTGCGGGTTTTTTTTCAGTCCTTGCTTccagatcgctaagaacacacgTATAAAAATTGGGGCTGACTCCGATGCATTTTACGGATACAtcgtctatttttatcggacggttgtgattaaattatactatcaacaatattagatatagtaaaaatttgaaggggtaatatcgtcttttttatcatggtcttattgcaaaaaatacaaaattacaaaatactgctaatcaagtaattaacaagttacaaaaatacttttttttctactgataGTATAAGACTACaggtaaaatgcaccggagagttttgtttataaattattttccatttgaaaTATACCAAACAATCCCCTTCCCTAGTGCCCAAACTTGAAAGTACCAATATTTTGGTATGCTAGGGtattgaataaaaaatgaggATGATTGGGTTTGTTTTAAGACCTAAAATTAGCTTCTTCTTTTCAGAAGTTAGAAATCCTCCTGAACAACGCTTAACTTTTAAGCATTTGTAGCtatagaatttagaaaatgaacCGGAAGTCAGAAAAAAGTTGAAAGCTTAGGAGATTCTGACTTTTAGTTATGTGAGAAGTAGGTCGGAAATCATCTAACTAAATATGGCCTTTATCCAACATGGGACCTTCGTTTAAGACTCATAGCAAGAAAAGAAGCATCGGCATCGCCTAGGTGGCGAGGGCAGCGTACCAAACCGGCGGCTTATCCACTGCGGTTATCGCGATTATCATGACGCAAAACCGTAATAATCGCGCTCCACGGGGAGGTGGCTTCGGAGGGCTTCGCGGTAAGGTAATCCTTGCGTGAAGGTGAACTGGTGACAGCAACATCTTGGGCCAAGGTGGTTGGTGGCAAACCACGAGGCACCCGCTGGCTGAGATAGGGTCGAGCGGAGCTAGGGTGGCGGGAAGACAGTATTGGGTTGGTGAGCTTTGGTAGCAGGAGCACCAAAAAACTAGCACCTTTATTTTGGGAGAGTGCTAGGGTCCAAAGCACATCGACCACCGCCAATGCCGTTGTTGGAGAGCGTCTGGGCTCCCACGAGTTTCCCATGGCATCCTCCAACCTCGCCACCGCGAAGGCACGAACCACCCTCTAATTCTACCTTCTCTCTAATCCGTTCCCTCCCCCCAAACCCCTCACTTGGGGTTAGGCCCGTGTGTCCTTTCACAActctattaaattttttaaaaaattagttcaaaactctatataattttatctttaactCGTTTTAAACCTgacacttaaattttatatacaaaatagtTAGACCCATTAATACCCTGTCCCTCGTAGGTAGAGGTCCCTTTCCCGCTGAGGGCTGCACACTCGCGCATTGCGGTGATCATGCAAGATCAAAGGTGCAGTTTCTCGACCTTTCTAACTCACCCATTCGTCCATGCAATACGCCATCTTGATGGCACATAATTGTTAGTTTGACTAATAATATATCAGTGCATTGCAATACTCATATAATTAATGATGAATGATGAAAGAAAcgggtttttttaaaaagaaactacttgattttttatatattttcgtGGAAGTGATGATTTCTGCGTGACGTGGGGTGTAAAAGAGGACAAACGACCTGCTTTTAAAGCAGAGATTTAGGGGTGAATCAGAAAGAAGTTAACAAGATATTGGATATGCCCCGACAGTTGTTGCGGCCAGATTACCAGCAATTTAACTTTGACCTGAAAGCACCGTGTCCAGTTTGGCGTCGAACGCCTTCTTTCATGGGCCCATTGAATTTGCCTGCATATGTTCTGGTTTCCATTGTTCCGAATAGGTGTCCATGATGTGAAACATACAGCACAGGGTATAATTGCTCTATTATAATCAGTTGATGCTCTCATCGTATGGTTTTTACATGTAAATCTGCAGTTATAGATAATGtcaaattttcaacattttcaTTGCAACATAGTAAAAGTTTATTTGTGCATGCCTAAGTTCTAGTGCGGATTAACCCACTGACATATTAGTTTATACATGCCTAAACTCTCTGCTGACATACTACTTACTAGTTTATGTTGCCCTAATTTCTACAGATTAATCTGCTCACATCAAGTAGGTCAAGAAAGAGACCAAAGATTTCCTGTTTGAAAACTGGGAGGGCAAACTAGCACTAATCTTGGGTCCTCAAATGCCAGCTTTCTTCAGAGTATAGACCACTGTCCTCACCCTCTACAAGGTTCTGAAATGAAGCTGGAATTGGAGGCATCTCCATGTCGACAACGCCTTCCAACATGCGAACGACTTGCCCCATCGACGGCCTGTCATTCTCTTCATCCTGGATGCACCAACAGGCGACTCTACAGGTAATGTCAAGCTCCTTCACATCAGCATTTCCTTCAAGCCTGCTATCCAGCAAGCACAAAACATCGCCTTCATTCACTTGTACTGCTGCATAAGTAGGAAAATAACGATGGCTCCCGAATTTCATTCTCTCAGTACTTCTTCTCCCTGAGATTATTTCAAAGAGCACAATGCCAAAGCTATAAACATCTGCCTTTTTGGTAATGGGCTGCCCATATATCCATTCTGGTGCAAGATAACCCATCGTCCCTCGCACGGTGGTTAATGCAGAGTTAAATTCTCGTCCAAGAAGCTTTGCCATACCAAAATCTGCAATTTTGGGGCAGAACTCCCCATCAAGTAGTATGTTTTCAGGTTTAATGTCACAATGTATGATGCAGTCCTCACATTCTTCATGTAGATAGGCTAGACCCCTTGCGATACCAATCGCAATTTGGTATCGAACTGGCCAACTCAACAGGCTagatttttctgaaaaaatatGAGCATCCAAAGATCCATTTGACATATACTCATAGACCAGCAACATCCTGTTCCTGTTGACACAAAATCCCAACAGGCGGACGAGATTAGTGTGTCGGATCATTCCAACCGTTTGTACTTCTGTTCTGAACTGCTTCTCTGCTTGCCCAACGGCTTTCAGATTCTTCACAGCAACAGCAGTGGCTGATCCAGGCAATGTCCCCCTGAAAACGCTTCCGAAACCTCCCTCGCCGAGTTTGTCGGAGAAATTCCCCGTAGCCTTCCTGATCTGTGCATAAGAGTAGACAATGAGAGAACCTTCCACTTCAAACTTACTGGAAACACACAATTCTCTCCTGTATCTGCACAGAAGCACCAATGCCAACATTGCAGAGGCTACAGCTAATGATCCAACCACCAAGAGCACAATCCATCTTGTGGTCAATCCCCTGCTGCTCCTGAGCTTGGAACCCAAACGGACATAGATCTTGCTGTATGGAGGTTTGTCAGCTGAGCTCAGATTGTACAGGTTGTGATACCATAGCTTGCATCCAGATTCAGTTGAGTATGCTATGCAGTAGCATTTGTTCAGGCAAGCAGCTCTGCAATCTTCGTCAGTGGTCACTGCCTCATCCTGAGGACTGTAAGGGAGCCCTTGCAGCTTGTCGAGAATGGCGAAGGAGTCGTCGTGCTCGGTCTGACCGTTGGCCTCGCAGCTCAGGGGGAGAGACCTCGAGCAGCCGGTGACGAAGTAGCCGAGCCGCCACTCGTCCGAGTACGACGGCGTGAACCCGCCGACGCACTCGCACCCGCCGGTGGTGGTGTTGCAGGCGCCGAAGTCGCCGCAGAAGAAGCCGCCGGACTTGCAGTCGGAGGGGAACGTCCAGCGAGCCACCCAGCCGGCGGTGGAATCCGACCACCGCATCAGGCTGACCTGCCCGAGGTTGAACTGCAAGAACTCGGTGGAGTTCGTGGCGTTAGGGTGGTTGAGCACCAGCGAGCTGCCGTTGTCCTGGGAGGTCACCATCCAGTCCGGGAACACGCCGCGGCTGTCGATCCCGTCGGTGGTGAGCACGAAGCCGTTCCTCCGGCTCGCGTCGACCCGGAGGCTGCCGTTGTGGGAGTAGGCTTGGAATGTGAGCGAGACGTTCGCCCCGGTGGCCGCGTCGAGCCCGAGCCTCCCGCCGGGGAGCAGCGAGTCGCCGGGGCTGTCGAAGCTCCGCCACAGGACACGGGAGGGGTTCCCCTGGTCCCTCACCACCAGGTCGCCGTTGTCGAgaagaacggcggcggcggcggcggcgcccgaggaggaggagccgttCCCGGCGACGCTCGACCACCAGAGGCTGACACCGTCCTCCTTGATGTACAGCTTGTCGCCGAAGATCTCCAGCGCCACGCCGGGGAGGTTGATGACGCCGACCCTATCCCCGATCCAGAACGTGGGGCTGTACTCCCCCATGTTCCTAAGCCGGACGCCGAGGAAGTAGTGGATGCCGGAGCCCGGGGTGAAGAACCCCAGCTCGAACTCCCCGTTC
This is a stretch of genomic DNA from Oryza brachyantha chromosome 1, ObraRS2, whole genome shotgun sequence. It encodes these proteins:
- the LOC102721399 gene encoding G-type lectin S-receptor-like serine/threonine-protein kinase At2g19130, producing MHSMACSSLCKLWLPIESASVKPASSPSARARTVLLAVLFLLLGGGGDGEVLAAAASTDTILPGESITGDQTLVSKNGEFELGFFNPGVGIHYFLGVRLRNLASYSPTFWIGDRVYVVDLPRAALELFGDSLYIKEAGASLWWSTVAGNDSSGAAAAAVAVLLDTGDLVVRDQRNSSRVLWRSFDYPGDALLPGGRLGLDAATGTNVSLTFEGFSHNGSLRADASRKNGFVLTTDRRDRRGTFPDWIVTSQDNGSSLVLNHPGTPNSTEFLQLKVGQVSLMRWSDADTGWVPRWAFPSGCKSGGFFCGNFGACTADGECRCVDGFKPSDPKEWGLGYFVTGCSRSLPLSCDANGQTEHGDSFAILDKLHGLPYNAQDEPVTTDEDCRAACLNKCYCVAYSIESGCKLWYYNLYNLSSADKPPYSKIYVRLGSKLKSNKGLATRWIVLLVVGSLAVASAILALVLLCRYRRDLFGSGKFAVEGSLVVYSYAQIKKATGNFSDKLGEGGFGSVFRGTLPGSTTAVAVKNLKGLGYAEKQFRAEVQTVGMIRHTNLVRLLGFCVKGNRKLLVYEYMPNGSLDAHIFSEKSSLLSWQVRYWIALGIARGLAYLHEECKDCIIHCDIKPENILLDGEFHPKIADFGMAKLLGRGFNAALTTIRGTRGYLAPEWIYGQPITKKADVYSFGIVLLEIISGRRSTVAMKFGSHRYFPSYAAAQVNEGDVLCLLDSRLKGDANVEELDITCRVALWCIQDGESDRPSMGQVVRMLEGVVDTEIPPIPASFQNLMDGGDSDVYSEETWRVRTHD
- the LOC102717304 gene encoding G-type lectin S-receptor-like serine/threonine-protein kinase At2g19130, whose translation is MATDGDSEQVRRVRSPSHRGIMAQPAPLALLVLLLLLAGGSEFLAAAASTDTIVPGKGMPGNQTLVSKNGEFELGFFTPGSGIHYFLGVRLRNMGEYSPTFWIGDRVGVINLPGVALEIFGDKLYIKEDGVSLWWSSVAGNGSSSSGAAAAAAVLLDNGDLVVRDQGNPSRVLWRSFDSPGDSLLPGGRLGLDAATGANVSLTFQAYSHNGSLRVDASRRNGFVSLPLSCEANGQTEHDDSFAILDKLQGLPYSPQDEAVTTDEDCRAACLNKCYCIAYSTESGCKLWYHNLYNLSSADKPPYSKIYVRLGSKLRSSRGLTTRWIVLLVVGSLAVASAMLALVLLCRYRRELCVSSKFEVEGSLIVYSYAQIRKATGNFSDKLGEGGFGSVFRGTLPGSATAVAVKNLKAVGQAEKQFRTEVQTVGMIRHTNLVRLLGFCVNRNRMLLVYEYMSNGSLDAHIFSEKSSLLSWPVRYQIAIGIARGLAYLHEECEDCIIHCDIKPENILLDGEFCPKIADFGMAKLLGREFNSALTTVRGTMGYLAPEWIYGQPITKKADVYSFGIVLFEIISGRRSTERMKFGSHRYFPTYAAVQVNEGDVLCLLDSRLEGNADVKELDITCRVACWCIQDEENDRPSMGQVVRMLEGVVDMEMPPIPASFQNLVEGEDSGLYSEESWHLRTQD